One Sediminibacillus dalangtanensis genomic region harbors:
- a CDS encoding YkvA family protein: MLRFVRRLKFLVNFRKSLPFLKDFFLSKQVSLATKAISIVLIIGYILFPFDIIPDFLLVFGIFDDVAVAGFILQKLVKMAPETLKEKHGLYKA, from the coding sequence ATGTTGAGGTTTGTACGCAGGTTGAAGTTTCTGGTTAACTTTAGAAAGTCATTGCCTTTTTTAAAGGATTTTTTCTTATCGAAACAAGTAAGTTTGGCAACCAAAGCAATATCGATTGTGCTTATTATCGGTTATATTTTGTTTCCGTTCGATATCATCCCCGACTTTCTTCTTGTTTTCGGGATATTCGACGATGTAGCGGTTGCAGGTTTTATTCTCCAGAAACTGGTAAAGATGGCCCCGGAAACGTTGAAAGAAAAACACGGCCTTTACAAAGCATAA
- the typA gene encoding translational GTPase TypA, producing MQLREDLRNIAIIAHVDHGKTTLVDQLLKYSGTFRENEQVDERAMDSNDLEKERGITILAKNTAINYKDTRINILDTPGHADFGGEVERIMKMVDGVLLVVDAYEGCMPQTRFVLKKALEQKLTPVVVLNKIDRPNARPAEVIDEVLDLFIELGADDDQLEFPVVYASALNGTSGNEPEEQEETMEPVFSTIMDHIPAPIDNSDEGLQFQVTLLDYNDYLGRIGVGRIFRGSIKVGQQVALMKKDGSVKSFRVSKLFGFIGLKRIEIEEARAGDIIALAGMEDINVGETVCPQDQQEALPIPRIDEPTLQMTFVINNSPFAGKEGKYITSRRIEERLLTQLETDVSLRVEQTESPDAWTVSGRGELHLSILIENMRREGYELQLSKPQVIIREIDGVQCEPVERVQVDVPEEHQGAVMESLGSRKGEMIDMANHGNGQVRMEFKVPSRGLIGYATEFMTQTRGYGIINHTFDSYEPLLPGPVGGRRQGVLVALENGKASTYGIMGLEDRGTIFVEPGTDVYAGMIVGEHNRDNDLTVNITKEKHLTNVRSATKDQTATIRKTRTLTLEEAIEYLDDDEYCEVTPESIRLRKKILNKNEREKAAKKKKTV from the coding sequence ATGCAATTAAGAGAAGATCTTCGCAATATTGCAATCATTGCCCACGTTGACCATGGGAAAACAACGTTAGTGGACCAGCTGTTGAAGTATTCTGGAACCTTTCGTGAGAATGAACAGGTCGATGAACGTGCGATGGATTCAAACGATTTGGAAAAAGAACGCGGAATAACAATTTTAGCGAAAAACACGGCTATTAATTATAAAGACACTCGTATTAATATTCTGGACACACCAGGACACGCCGACTTCGGCGGAGAAGTAGAACGGATCATGAAAATGGTTGACGGTGTTTTGCTTGTGGTCGATGCTTACGAAGGCTGTATGCCGCAAACCCGTTTTGTCTTGAAAAAAGCGCTGGAGCAAAAACTTACTCCAGTTGTTGTCCTAAACAAAATCGACCGGCCGAATGCCCGCCCGGCAGAAGTCATCGATGAAGTACTTGATTTGTTCATCGAACTTGGTGCCGATGACGACCAGTTGGAGTTCCCGGTGGTATATGCTTCTGCGCTGAATGGTACTTCCGGCAATGAACCGGAAGAACAGGAAGAAACAATGGAACCGGTTTTCTCTACCATTATGGATCATATTCCGGCGCCAATTGATAATTCGGATGAAGGATTGCAATTTCAGGTTACCTTGCTGGATTATAATGATTATTTAGGAAGAATCGGCGTTGGCCGGATTTTCCGTGGATCGATCAAGGTTGGGCAGCAGGTGGCACTGATGAAAAAAGACGGTTCTGTCAAGTCTTTCCGCGTGTCCAAACTGTTCGGTTTTATTGGTCTGAAACGGATTGAAATCGAAGAAGCGAGAGCGGGAGACATCATTGCTTTGGCAGGAATGGAAGACATCAACGTCGGCGAGACGGTCTGCCCGCAGGATCAGCAGGAAGCCTTGCCGATTCCGAGAATTGACGAACCAACCTTGCAAATGACATTTGTGATTAACAACAGTCCTTTTGCCGGCAAGGAAGGAAAGTATATTACGTCCAGAAGAATTGAAGAACGCTTACTGACCCAGTTGGAAACAGACGTCAGCTTGCGTGTAGAACAAACGGAATCGCCGGATGCCTGGACTGTATCAGGACGCGGTGAATTACACTTGTCGATTCTTATTGAGAACATGCGACGTGAAGGGTATGAACTACAACTTTCGAAACCGCAGGTCATCATCCGGGAAATTGACGGTGTGCAGTGTGAACCGGTTGAGCGTGTTCAAGTAGACGTGCCGGAAGAACACCAAGGCGCTGTCATGGAATCGCTCGGTTCCCGCAAAGGGGAAATGATTGACATGGCCAATCACGGAAACGGACAAGTCCGTATGGAATTTAAGGTTCCTTCCCGCGGTTTGATCGGTTATGCAACCGAGTTTATGACACAAACAAGAGGGTACGGAATCATTAACCATACGTTCGATTCTTATGAACCTCTCTTGCCAGGACCAGTAGGCGGAAGGCGCCAGGGCGTTCTTGTGGCGCTGGAAAATGGCAAAGCCTCCACGTATGGCATCATGGGTCTGGAAGATCGCGGTACGATTTTCGTCGAACCAGGAACAGATGTATATGCAGGAATGATCGTCGGGGAGCACAACCGTGACAACGACCTGACAGTTAATATAACGAAAGAAAAACATTTGACTAACGTCCGTTCTGCAACGAAAGATCAAACGGCAACCATCCGTAAAACGCGGACGTTGACCCTTGAGGAAGCAATCGAGTATTTGGACGATGATGAATATTGTGAAGTAACACCGGAGTCCATCCGCCTTCGCAAAAAGATACTCAACAAAAATGAACGGGAAAAAGCAGCTAAAAAGAAAAAAACGGTATAA
- a CDS encoding PQQ-dependent sugar dehydrogenase has protein sequence MEGKYEENGFDRTLFLLIASGCSDSTKPEGNQLDDNQPEGPLSGKHEVDTIASELEEPWEIVRWENTLYISERTGTIVKISLDDRDLARKPVQLDETLAEVSEAGLLGFAFPDSFSEDKEAFVYYSYSKGQNVYQRVARVEEKADRWKETGVLLDNIPGGQVHHGGRIEIGPDDKLYVTIGDATKQSAAQDLGSLSGSILRINQDGSIPKDNPDPQSPIYSWGHRNPQGLAWDDQGNLYATEHGDQAHDEINLIKPGNNYGWPQIEGDRKQQEMERPLVHSGEKTWAPSGMDYKDGVFLFASLRGEALRRFDPESNRQEVVVEGYGRIRDVLATNDGVYFITNNTDGRGTPVKQDDRLLFMADD, from the coding sequence ATGGAGGGAAAATATGAAGAAAACGGCTTTGACAGGACATTATTCCTGCTAATTGCTTCAGGATGTTCTGATTCCACCAAGCCAGAAGGTAACCAATTGGATGACAATCAACCGGAAGGCCCGTTATCCGGTAAACATGAGGTCGACACAATCGCCTCCGAACTGGAAGAGCCATGGGAAATAGTAAGATGGGAAAACACCCTTTATATAAGTGAGCGGACGGGTACTATTGTGAAAATTTCTTTAGATGATAGGGATTTAGCAAGAAAACCGGTCCAATTGGATGAAACGTTGGCAGAGGTGTCAGAAGCCGGATTGCTCGGATTCGCGTTCCCGGATTCATTTTCAGAGGATAAGGAAGCGTTCGTTTACTATTCTTATTCCAAAGGTCAAAATGTCTACCAGCGGGTAGCCAGAGTGGAAGAAAAAGCGGACAGGTGGAAGGAAACCGGGGTCCTGCTCGATAACATCCCCGGGGGACAGGTACATCACGGAGGAAGGATAGAAATTGGACCTGATGATAAATTGTATGTGACCATAGGGGATGCTACGAAACAAAGTGCCGCTCAGGACCTGGGCAGCTTATCGGGAAGCATTTTGCGGATTAACCAGGATGGCAGCATTCCAAAAGACAACCCAGATCCACAGTCGCCCATCTATAGCTGGGGCCACCGCAATCCTCAAGGTTTGGCATGGGATGATCAGGGTAATTTATATGCAACGGAACATGGTGACCAGGCCCACGATGAAATTAATTTAATCAAACCGGGCAACAATTATGGATGGCCGCAAATAGAAGGTGACCGGAAACAGCAGGAAATGGAAAGACCGCTGGTTCACTCCGGGGAAAAAACATGGGCTCCATCCGGAATGGATTACAAAGATGGAGTTTTTTTGTTTGCCAGTTTGCGGGGCGAGGCACTTCGCAGGTTTGACCCGGAATCAAACAGGCAGGAAGTGGTCGTCGAAGGATATGGCCGCATCCGGGACGTACTAGCAACCAACGATGGTGTGTACTTTATCACCAATAATACCGATGGACGTGGAACGCCAGTGAAGCAGGATGATCGGCTGCTGTTTATGGCTGATGATTGA